Proteins encoded in a region of the Psychromicrobium lacuslunae genome:
- a CDS encoding MarR family winged helix-turn-helix transcriptional regulator produces the protein MNQQEIQQSQLELTLLLRELTVQADRFVEVVSSRHGLHRTHLNALGVLSKSQISGEAVTAGKLGHELGLSSPATTALVDRLDRAGHVERKRDAVDRRQVHIVSTPPAQEMGRRLFSPLAEQMRRSMSNYSEDQLALVRQFIDDMISATKAAQDEVSKTPVKLEPSRKD, from the coding sequence ATGAATCAGCAAGAAATACAGCAAAGCCAGTTAGAGCTAACCTTGCTGCTCCGCGAGCTTACGGTGCAAGCCGACAGATTCGTCGAAGTAGTGAGCTCTCGACACGGCCTGCACAGAACACATCTAAACGCCCTTGGCGTACTGTCCAAATCCCAAATCTCTGGTGAAGCAGTGACAGCTGGAAAGCTAGGGCACGAGTTAGGACTCAGCTCGCCAGCCACCACGGCACTCGTGGATCGGCTCGACCGGGCCGGACATGTGGAGCGAAAAAGAGATGCTGTGGACCGTCGCCAAGTGCATATTGTCAGCACACCGCCCGCTCAGGAGATGGGACGCAGACTGTTTTCGCCACTCGCCGAGCAGATGCGCCGAAGCATGTCTAACTATTCTGAAGATCAGTTGGCGCTGGTGCGGCAGTTCATCGACGATATGATCAGCGCAACCAAGGCGGCGCAAGATGAAGTCAGCAAAACACCGGTGAAACTAGAGCCATCGAGGAAAGACTAG
- a CDS encoding Dps family protein, which translates to MKASETLSANLQSVLVDLIELHVQGKQAHWNIVGKNFRDLHLQLDEIIADAREFSDTIAERMRALHAVPDGRTATVTASTALPAFPSGLVDTGKAVDLVVERLDAAAATARRVHDEVDAEDPTSADLLHAIIEKLEQYSWMVGAENMSA; encoded by the coding sequence ATGAAAGCGTCCGAAACTCTCAGCGCAAATCTCCAGTCAGTTCTGGTCGATCTGATCGAACTTCATGTCCAAGGCAAGCAGGCTCACTGGAATATCGTGGGCAAGAACTTCCGTGATCTGCACTTGCAGCTCGACGAGATCATCGCCGACGCACGGGAATTTTCCGACACCATTGCAGAGCGGATGCGAGCGCTGCACGCGGTGCCGGATGGCCGCACGGCGACAGTTACCGCTAGTACCGCATTGCCTGCTTTCCCGTCGGGGCTGGTCGATACCGGCAAGGCCGTTGACCTGGTGGTGGAACGGCTCGATGCCGCGGCAGCCACGGCTCGCCGAGTGCACGACGAGGTCGACGCCGAAGACCCCACCTCGGCAGATTTGCTGCACGCGATTATTGAGAAGCTGGAGCAGTACTCCTGGATGGTCGGCGCCGAAAATATGAGCGCCTAA
- a CDS encoding DNA polymerase Y family protein, whose amino-acid sequence MNHRAIVLWCPDWPVTAVIQEQGLDPEKPLALVDRGEVFACSAAARQHGVKRGLKVREAQARCTTLEVLDYDPAIDSRAFAPILAAIEQIMPGVQVLRPGTCAIRAKGPARYFGGEQQAADVLRESLLGLGIPWVSVGIADGIFAAEQAARKTSTSRIVAPGASPDFLSTLGLDVLAQPELATLLQRLGLQTLGDFAALTDRKVRNRFGEEGARAHLLARGLDPRAVRPRTPPRNMDIALSFEPALERVDQLAFAVKTSAEKFIDGIAETGQVCTELRVQLFSDSGEQLERVWKHPQFFDAEDVLDRVRWQLQGSVGVPTTLDAELSSGIVKVVLSPETTDDRAAHARGLWGNGPQERVHHGLSRIQSMVGHGAVLTAVLTGGRMLAQRRVLIPWGDSPPLVAEQKSRSQPWPGALSGPAPATLFEHPPAVTVLDAAGQPITVNQRLQLSGSPAFFDPPASSGVAKTQQRLINAWAGPWPVDERWWDAADQQIHRFQIVDSADTGWLLFCQAGEWLAEARYD is encoded by the coding sequence ATGAACCACCGAGCCATCGTGCTGTGGTGTCCGGACTGGCCGGTTACCGCGGTGATTCAAGAGCAAGGTCTAGACCCTGAAAAACCATTGGCGCTGGTGGACCGGGGGGAAGTTTTCGCTTGCTCCGCCGCGGCACGGCAGCACGGGGTGAAACGTGGCTTGAAAGTCAGAGAAGCTCAGGCTCGATGCACCACGCTGGAAGTTCTTGACTACGATCCCGCGATAGATAGCCGAGCTTTCGCGCCAATACTGGCTGCCATTGAACAGATTATGCCCGGAGTCCAGGTGCTGAGGCCCGGCACCTGCGCGATTCGGGCTAAGGGTCCGGCCCGCTACTTTGGCGGTGAACAGCAAGCAGCGGACGTATTGCGTGAGAGCTTATTGGGATTAGGCATCCCCTGGGTCAGCGTAGGCATTGCGGACGGTATTTTTGCCGCTGAACAGGCTGCCCGAAAAACTAGCACCAGTCGTATTGTGGCCCCCGGTGCTTCGCCGGATTTTCTCTCGACCCTGGGATTGGACGTTTTAGCTCAGCCCGAGCTCGCCACCCTGCTGCAGAGGCTAGGCTTGCAAACCTTGGGCGATTTTGCCGCGCTCACCGACCGGAAGGTACGAAACCGTTTTGGCGAAGAGGGCGCTCGGGCACATTTACTAGCCCGCGGCCTGGACCCGCGAGCAGTAAGACCCCGCACCCCACCACGAAATATGGATATTGCGCTCAGCTTTGAACCCGCTTTAGAGCGCGTTGATCAGCTGGCTTTTGCGGTCAAAACATCGGCGGAGAAATTTATCGATGGCATTGCTGAGACTGGTCAGGTCTGCACCGAACTCAGAGTGCAACTCTTTAGCGACTCCGGAGAGCAGCTGGAGCGGGTCTGGAAGCACCCGCAGTTCTTCGATGCTGAAGACGTTCTAGATCGAGTTCGATGGCAATTGCAAGGTAGCGTCGGGGTGCCGACAACTCTGGACGCGGAACTGAGCTCCGGCATTGTCAAAGTGGTGTTGAGCCCGGAGACTACCGATGATCGCGCCGCCCATGCCAGAGGTTTATGGGGAAACGGTCCGCAGGAACGCGTTCATCACGGGCTCTCCCGGATTCAGAGCATGGTAGGTCACGGAGCAGTGCTGACAGCGGTACTGACCGGCGGTCGAATGCTGGCACAACGCCGTGTTTTGATTCCTTGGGGCGATTCGCCGCCGCTCGTTGCCGAGCAAAAAAGTCGTTCCCAGCCGTGGCCTGGTGCGCTCTCCGGACCAGCACCCGCGACTCTCTTCGAACACCCGCCAGCCGTAACAGTATTAGACGCCGCAGGGCAGCCCATTACGGTAAATCAGCGTCTACAGCTCTCCGGATCACCCGCTTTTTTCGATCCACCGGCCTCTTCTGGTGTCGCAAAAACCCAGCAGCGGCTGATTAATGCTTGGGCTGGCCCATGGCCGGTCGATGAACGCTGGTGGGACGCCGCGGACCAGCAAATCCATCGTTTCCAGATCGTGGATAGTGCCGATACCGGCTGGCTCTTGTTTTGCCAGGCCGGCGAATGGCTCGCAGAAGCGAGGTATGACTAA
- a CDS encoding bile acid:sodium symporter family protein, with protein sequence MIEERRAKVAVTVFPLLVIAAGILGFLWPGGFTPMAPAVPYLLGVIMFCMGLTLTPPDFASVVRRPWAVGLGILAHYVIMPGAGWLIAVALHLDPALAAGVILVGCAPSGTASNVMAFLAKGDVALSVAVATVSTLIAPLVTPALVLLLAGSFLNIDAGAMVLDIVKTVLIPVIAGLLVRLFLKKLVAKVLPALPWISALVIAFIVAIVVAGSASKIASAAGVVFLAVVLHNAFGLGLGYLAGKLGGLDVRARRALAFEVGMQNSGLASSLATAHFSPLAALPAAIFSVWHNVSGAIVAAFMARRAEPSEPSPASVEAQGASA encoded by the coding sequence GTGATCGAAGAACGTCGCGCCAAAGTTGCTGTTACCGTGTTCCCGCTGCTGGTGATTGCTGCCGGGATTCTGGGTTTCCTCTGGCCCGGTGGTTTCACCCCAATGGCTCCAGCAGTGCCGTATTTGCTCGGCGTGATTATGTTCTGCATGGGGCTGACCCTGACTCCGCCCGATTTCGCCTCCGTTGTGCGTCGCCCCTGGGCGGTTGGTCTCGGTATCCTGGCTCACTACGTGATTATGCCGGGCGCTGGTTGGCTGATCGCCGTCGCTCTGCACCTGGACCCAGCTCTTGCGGCCGGTGTCATTCTGGTGGGTTGCGCGCCGAGCGGCACCGCCTCGAATGTAATGGCCTTCTTAGCGAAAGGCGATGTCGCGCTCTCCGTCGCGGTGGCCACCGTCTCAACGCTGATCGCCCCGCTGGTCACGCCCGCCCTGGTGCTCTTGCTGGCCGGTAGCTTCCTCAATATCGACGCCGGGGCAATGGTGCTTGACATCGTCAAGACCGTCTTAATTCCGGTCATTGCCGGTCTCTTGGTACGACTTTTCCTGAAGAAACTGGTGGCCAAAGTTTTGCCGGCGCTGCCCTGGATCTCCGCACTGGTGATCGCCTTTATTGTCGCCATTGTGGTGGCTGGCAGCGCCAGCAAGATCGCCAGCGCCGCTGGGGTGGTCTTCCTCGCCGTGGTGCTACACAATGCTTTCGGCCTCGGCTTGGGCTACCTAGCCGGAAAGCTGGGCGGCTTGGATGTACGCGCCCGCCGCGCGCTGGCCTTCGAGGTCGGCATGCAGAACTCCGGGCTAGCCTCCTCGCTGGCGACAGCTCACTTCTCACCCCTCGCTGCACTTCCCGCCGCGATCTTCTCGGTCTGGCATAACGTCTCCGGAGCGATTGTTGCCGCTTTTATGGCTCGACGGGCCGAACCCAGCGAACCAAGCCCAGCCTCGGTTGAAGCTCAGGGAGCATCGGCCTAG
- a CDS encoding LysR substrate-binding domain-containing protein, translated as MLRIGFVPGVSPDKWFHRWAERHPENPLEYQLLAVQEQRSALLENRFELCFVRLPIDRDQLHVIPLYREIGVVLAPKDHEITAFDELELKDLVDENLLPTAEGAEAIEAALDLVQAGAGLLLLPQSLARHHHRQQLRYRPVLDAPESEIGLAWLADREEPEIEEFIGVVRGRTVNSSRQEPTPPQKQQKQQKKSAGQNADGKQGQQSRRSGAKSSVKSSAKSAATKRAGKPSKPSKPSKSGKPGKSGKRR; from the coding sequence GTGCTACGCATTGGATTTGTGCCGGGAGTGAGCCCGGATAAGTGGTTTCATCGCTGGGCTGAGAGGCATCCGGAGAACCCGCTTGAATATCAGCTGCTCGCTGTTCAGGAACAGCGCTCTGCGTTGCTGGAGAATCGGTTCGAGCTGTGTTTCGTGCGCCTGCCGATAGACCGGGATCAGTTGCACGTGATTCCGCTCTATCGGGAGATTGGCGTAGTGCTTGCGCCTAAGGATCATGAGATTACGGCGTTTGATGAGCTGGAGCTCAAAGATTTGGTTGACGAGAATCTGCTGCCAACTGCTGAGGGGGCGGAGGCTATCGAGGCCGCCTTGGATCTGGTGCAGGCGGGGGCCGGCTTATTACTGCTACCGCAATCTCTAGCGCGGCATCATCATCGCCAGCAACTGCGGTACCGCCCGGTACTGGATGCGCCAGAGAGTGAGATTGGCTTGGCCTGGCTTGCTGACCGGGAGGAGCCAGAGATTGAAGAATTTATCGGCGTCGTCAGGGGGCGTACCGTGAATAGCTCACGGCAAGAGCCGACCCCACCACAAAAACAGCAAAAACAGCAGAAGAAGTCAGCGGGTCAAAATGCTGACGGTAAACAAGGGCAGCAGTCCCGCCGCTCCGGGGCGAAGTCGTCGGTGAAATCGTCGGCGAAGTCGGCTGCTACTAAGCGAGCGGGTAAACCCAGTAAACCCAGTAAACCCAGTAAATCTGGTAAGCCCGGTAAGTCAGGAAAGCGACGCTAG
- a CDS encoding MMPL family transporter, translating to MERLDDGNSTSSPRERSASEYYKSAKTRGDFSPRRWLRITLPALILVLWLVAASFGGPTFGKLSGVSTNDQASFLPASAESTKASEWQQKFSDTQAVPAIILITAEKKLSPEQLGVLAKASSNFAEVGGVQAPQPPATSSIAGPIPSQDGLAVEFIVPVSKDAESKTVIAKLRTVANDLAPDGMRAYVTGPAGLSADLVSAFGGIDGILLVVALAAVLVILLIVYRSIVLPFIVLLTSVFALTGAILLVYAFASWGWITLNGQSQGILSILVIGAATDYSLLLVSRFREALEHTEQRWAAIGRAIRGAWEPILASGGTVIVALLCLLISDLNSNRSLGPIAAIGIVFSLAAALTFLPALLVVFGRVAFWPFKPKLQEASDQHHQHRAEVSGLEGISGLWARVGGLISRRPRWSWIIASVLLLAGAAGVLQLQANGVPQTALILKQSDAVDGQQALAKHFDAGSGSPLVVIVPQGSAQEAIKTLTANANISDATAYQGPGRPAQGAPAVVKDGKEMIDATLTVPADSAEAEETVKELRQAFSGKDVLIGGVTAVALDTNQTAQQDLLKIIPIVLLVILFILMLLLRSVLAPVLLIGSVVLSYLAALGVSALVFNQIFHFPGADAAVPLFSFVFLVALGVDYNIFLMTRVREESFKLGTRPGVLRGLGVTGGVITSAGVVLAATFAALGVIPILFLAQISFIVAFGVLVDTVLVRSILVPALAYDIGKAIWWPSKLSRQAK from the coding sequence ATGGAGAGACTAGATGATGGAAATAGTACCAGTAGTCCCCGAGAACGTTCTGCCTCTGAATATTACAAGAGTGCCAAGACGCGCGGGGATTTTTCTCCACGACGTTGGCTTCGGATCACGCTGCCAGCGCTGATCCTGGTGCTCTGGTTGGTCGCCGCGAGCTTTGGTGGGCCAACCTTTGGCAAGCTCTCAGGCGTCTCGACGAATGACCAAGCCAGCTTCCTGCCGGCTAGTGCAGAGTCCACAAAAGCCTCGGAGTGGCAGCAGAAGTTCTCAGATACTCAAGCGGTGCCGGCGATCATCCTGATCACCGCCGAGAAGAAATTAAGTCCAGAGCAGCTCGGAGTGCTGGCCAAGGCGAGTAGTAATTTTGCCGAGGTGGGAGGAGTGCAGGCTCCGCAGCCCCCGGCGACTAGTTCAATTGCCGGTCCTATTCCGTCTCAGGACGGCTTGGCGGTCGAATTCATTGTGCCGGTCAGCAAGGACGCGGAGAGCAAAACGGTGATTGCAAAGTTGCGCACCGTGGCCAATGATCTCGCTCCGGATGGGATGCGCGCCTACGTCACCGGGCCAGCCGGATTGAGCGCCGATTTGGTCAGCGCTTTCGGTGGCATTGACGGCATTCTTTTAGTGGTAGCGCTCGCCGCAGTGCTGGTGATTTTGCTGATTGTCTACCGCTCCATTGTCTTGCCGTTTATCGTGCTCTTGACCTCAGTTTTTGCGCTCACCGGAGCGATCCTGCTGGTTTACGCTTTCGCCAGCTGGGGCTGGATTACGTTGAACGGTCAGAGTCAAGGAATTCTGAGCATTCTGGTGATTGGCGCGGCCACTGACTATTCGCTGCTTTTAGTCTCGCGTTTCCGCGAGGCACTTGAGCACACCGAGCAGCGCTGGGCCGCCATTGGCCGAGCCATCCGGGGTGCCTGGGAGCCAATTCTGGCTTCCGGTGGTACCGTCATCGTTGCCCTGCTGTGTCTACTGATCTCGGACCTCAATTCGAATCGCAGCCTCGGCCCCATTGCCGCCATCGGCATCGTCTTTTCGCTCGCGGCAGCGCTAACTTTCCTACCCGCACTTTTAGTCGTATTTGGCCGGGTGGCTTTCTGGCCGTTCAAACCGAAACTGCAGGAAGCCTCGGACCAGCATCATCAGCACCGGGCCGAGGTTTCAGGCCTGGAGGGAATCAGCGGGCTGTGGGCCCGGGTGGGCGGCTTGATTTCGCGACGCCCTCGGTGGAGCTGGATTATCGCCTCAGTCCTTTTGCTGGCCGGCGCGGCCGGGGTGCTGCAACTACAAGCCAACGGTGTTCCGCAGACGGCGCTCATCCTCAAGCAGTCAGACGCCGTCGATGGCCAGCAGGCACTAGCTAAGCATTTCGATGCCGGTAGCGGCAGTCCTCTGGTAGTGATTGTGCCGCAGGGCTCCGCCCAAGAGGCAATCAAAACCTTGACCGCGAACGCCAATATTTCCGATGCCACTGCCTACCAAGGGCCCGGCCGTCCGGCTCAGGGTGCGCCAGCTGTGGTCAAAGATGGCAAGGAAATGATCGACGCTACGCTGACCGTGCCAGCTGACTCGGCGGAGGCCGAAGAAACGGTCAAAGAGCTGCGCCAGGCTTTCAGTGGCAAAGACGTTCTGATCGGTGGAGTGACCGCGGTGGCGCTAGACACCAATCAGACCGCCCAACAGGACTTACTCAAAATCATCCCGATTGTGTTACTGGTGATCCTCTTCATCCTGATGCTCTTGCTGCGTTCGGTGCTCGCGCCGGTGCTGTTGATTGGTTCAGTGGTGTTGAGCTATCTCGCTGCCCTAGGCGTCTCAGCGCTGGTGTTCAACCAGATCTTCCACTTTCCTGGCGCGGACGCAGCGGTGCCGCTCTTCAGCTTCGTTTTCCTGGTGGCGCTCGGCGTGGATTACAACATTTTCCTGATGACCCGGGTGCGGGAGGAGTCATTCAAGCTGGGCACTCGGCCCGGCGTGCTGCGGGGGCTGGGCGTCACCGGTGGGGTGATCACCTCCGCGGGGGTAGTGCTCGCGGCTACCTTCGCCGCTCTCGGGGTAATCCCGATTCTCTTTCTGGCGCAGATTTCATTCATCGTGGCTTTCGGCGTCCTGGTGGACACCGTGCTGGTGCGTTCCATCCTGGTGCCAGCCCTGGCCTACGATATCGGCAAAGCCATTTGGTGGCCTTCGAAGCTATCCCGGCAGGCCAAGTAG